A single window of Dermacentor albipictus isolate Rhodes 1998 colony chromosome 1, USDA_Dalb.pri_finalv2, whole genome shotgun sequence DNA harbors:
- the LOC139054945 gene encoding uncharacterized protein, translated as MQMVAYHIYNLLLSVLACASSSASSVQASPCHEDGAATCNPLPGSHISPSPSASPFECHLPVLERTWKDSSPSTALPAIKQQPPSTQLCGPGDCTLVQFANRFAFAMQVSQTYALFAKKSSNYLLVQLPSPRCCVAIATECIHVIRLLLIISGDVETNPGPASLDTVLAELQKLTAGQTTLVQELKSLKLQLTTTDKTISDLNKRMTDLEAHYQALMPLRQDIKILQTTSTETTRLVTALEARFDDAENRSRRNNLIFHGITDPTTNETFTKSEELIIQICRDHLQTDINPTDIERAHRLGKHTKDRNRPIIVKFAHWKTKDALLSKGRMLKGTNYSVGEDFSRLTQKARKALLHFAKSKSLAYSLRYKTLYIGPKRYVFDDSSNSVKEIL; from the coding sequence atgcagATGGTCGCCTATCACATCTACAACCTGCTGCTGTCTGTTCTGGCATGCGCATCCTCGAGTGCGTCGTCAGTGCAGGCTTCCCCTTGTCACGAAGACGGAGCGGCCACGTGCAATCCTTTGCCTGGTTCCCACATATCGCCATCTCCATCTGCCTCACCGTTTGAATGCCACCTACCGGTCCTGGAGCGAACTTGGAAAGATTCATCGCCATCGACAGCCCTACCAGCTATAAAGCAACAACCACCGTCGACGCAGCTCTGTGGGCCCGGTGACTGTACCTTGGTGCAGTTCGCTAACCgctttgctttcgccatgcaggttAGTCAAACATATGCACTTTTTGCTAAAAAATCAAGCAATTATCTTCTGGTACAGCTCCCGAGCCCACGGTGCTGCGTCGCGATTGCCACTGAGTGCATTCATGTCATCCGTCTGCTACTAATCATATCTGGTGACGTCGAGACTAACCCTGGTCCTGCCAGCCTTGACACTGTACTGGCCGAATTGCAGAAACTAACCGCAGGCCAAACAACACTTGTGCAGGAGCTAAAGAGCCTGAAACTGCAGCTGACCACCACAGACAAAACAATCAGTGACCTGAATAAGCGCATGACCGACTTAGAGGCCCATTATCAGGCTCTCATGCCTCTACGCCAAGACATAAAAATACTGCAGACAACATCAACTGAAACAACTCGCCTAGTCACAGCGTTAGAGGCCCGTTTCGACGACGCCGAAAACCGATCTCGCCGCAATAACCTGATCTTCCACGGAATTACTGACCCCACTACAAATGAAACATTTACTAAGTCTGAAGAATTAATAATCCAGATCTGCCGTGATCACTTACAAACCGACATCAACCCCACAGATATAGAACGGGCACATCGCTTAGGAAAACACACCAAAGATCGAAATCGTCCTATAATAGTAAAATTTGCACATTGGAAAACGAAAGACGCCCTTCTGTCAAAAGGCCGAATGCTGAAAGGAACTAATTATAGTGTAGGTGAAGATTTCTCTCGCCTGACTCAGAAAGCACGGAAGgcccttttgcatttcgccaaatCTAAATCACTTGCATACTCTCTACGCTATAAAACTTTATACATTGGTCCTAAACGATATGTTTTTGATGATTCATCTAACTCTGTAAAAGAAATTCTGTAG